A portion of the Stigmatella aurantiaca DW4/3-1 genome contains these proteins:
- a CDS encoding glutathione S-transferase N-terminal domain-containing protein, with product MIDLYTFSTPNGQKASIALEELGLPYTVKVINITQGEQFHPEFLAINPNNKIPAIVDHSVPGGLKLFESGAILLYLAEKTGRLLPTDLAGKAEVTQWLMFQMGGVGPMLGQLGFFNRFSPTKIPLAIERYRNESSRLLGVLDRHLSSRDYVAREYSVADIALYPWLVGARNAYPELFRALRGVPQWLERVGARPAVQRGMKIPNLAR from the coding sequence ATGATCGACCTCTATACATTCTCGACCCCCAATGGCCAGAAGGCCTCCATTGCCCTCGAAGAGCTGGGACTGCCCTACACGGTGAAGGTGATCAACATCACCCAGGGGGAGCAGTTCCACCCCGAGTTCCTCGCCATCAATCCCAACAACAAGATTCCGGCCATCGTGGACCACTCGGTGCCCGGAGGGCTGAAGCTCTTCGAGTCCGGCGCCATCCTGCTCTACCTGGCGGAGAAGACCGGCCGGCTGTTGCCCACGGACCTGGCCGGCAAGGCCGAGGTGACGCAGTGGTTGATGTTTCAAATGGGTGGCGTGGGCCCGATGCTCGGACAGCTTGGTTTCTTCAACCGCTTCTCCCCCACGAAGATCCCCCTGGCCATCGAGCGCTACCGCAATGAGAGCAGCCGCCTCCTGGGCGTGCTGGACCGGCATTTGAGCAGCCGGGACTACGTGGCCCGCGAGTACTCCGTGGCGGACATCGCCCTGTACCCCTGGCTGGTGGGGGCCCGGAACGCCTACCCGGAACTCTTCAGAGCCCTGAGGGGAGTGCCGCAGTGGCTGGAGCGCGTGGGAGCCCGTCCCGCCGTCCAGCGGGGCATGAAGATTCCCAACCTCGCGCGATAA